Proteins encoded in a region of the Panicum hallii strain FIL2 chromosome 3, PHallii_v3.1, whole genome shotgun sequence genome:
- the LOC112884823 gene encoding SAGA-associated factor 29 homolog A-like isoform X2 yields the protein MSSSAGGAGAGGGGADIASLLEKAKELDQLKKDQDEVVTEINKIHKKVLASPEMVDKSVDAILLKLRGLYARAKELSESEVSASTALIGLLDGLLQSGASTAQRKKIVGEQKKKRIKSDTDTARFSAASMRNQLDQAANLKGEQVAARVKSDDEKDEWFVVKVIHFDKETKEYEVLDEEPGDDEESTQKYERKYKLPMSCIIPFPKKGDPSSAPDFGQGRQVLAVYPGTTALYRATVASHRKRKSDDYILEFDDDEEDGSLPQRAVPFYRVVALPEGHRQ from the exons ATGTCGTCGTCGGCCgggggcgccggcgcgggcggcggcggggcggacaTCGCCAGCCTGctcgagaaggccaaggagCTGGACCAGCTGAAGAAGGACCAGGACGAAGTGGTGACCGAGATCAACAAGATTCACAAGAAGGTCCTCGCAT CTCCAGAGATGGTTGATAAATCAGTTGATGCCATTTTGCTTAAGCTCCGTGGTTTATATGCACGTGCAAAGGAGCTGTCTGAGAGTGAAGTCAG TGCCTCAACTGCTTTGATTGGATTATTAGATGGTCTATTGCAATCTGGAGCTTCAACTGCACAAAGGAAAAAGATAG TTGGTGAACAGAAAAAGAAGAGGATCAAGTCTGATACAGATACGGCACGATTTTCTGCTGCGTCTATGAGGAACCAACTTGACCAAGCTGCAAACCTGAAAGGAGAGCAG GTTGCAGCTAGGGTAAAGTCAGATGATGAAAAAGATGAGTGGTTTGTGGTGAAGGTCATACATTTTGATAAGGAAACAAAAGA GTATGAAGTGCTTGATGAGGAGCCAGGTGATGACGAAGAGAGCACCCAAAAGTACGAGAG AAAGTACAAGTTACCTATGTCTTGCATTATTCCATTTCCAAAGAAGGGGGATCCTTCCAGTGCTCCAGATTTTGGGCAGGGTCGACAAGTCTTAGCAGTTTATCCTGGCACAACAGCTTTATACAGAGCTACTGTAGCTTCTCATCGGAAG AGGAAGTCTGATGA TTATATTCTGGAGTTTGATGACGATGAAGAGGACGGGTCTCTACCGCAAAGAGCGGTGCCGTTCTATAGGGTGGTTGCCCTCCCAGAGGGCCACCGGCAGTGA
- the LOC112884823 gene encoding SAGA-associated factor 29 homolog A-like isoform X1, whose amino-acid sequence MSSSAGGAGAGGGGADIASLLEKAKELDQLKKDQDEVVTEINKIHKKVLASPEMVDKSVDAILLKLRGLYARAKELSESEVSASTALIGLLDGLLQSGASTAQRKKIEVGEQKKKRIKSDTDTARFSAASMRNQLDQAANLKGEQVAARVKSDDEKDEWFVVKVIHFDKETKEYEVLDEEPGDDEESTQKYERKYKLPMSCIIPFPKKGDPSSAPDFGQGRQVLAVYPGTTALYRATVASHRKRKSDDYILEFDDDEEDGSLPQRAVPFYRVVALPEGHRQ is encoded by the exons ATGTCGTCGTCGGCCgggggcgccggcgcgggcggcggcggggcggacaTCGCCAGCCTGctcgagaaggccaaggagCTGGACCAGCTGAAGAAGGACCAGGACGAAGTGGTGACCGAGATCAACAAGATTCACAAGAAGGTCCTCGCAT CTCCAGAGATGGTTGATAAATCAGTTGATGCCATTTTGCTTAAGCTCCGTGGTTTATATGCACGTGCAAAGGAGCTGTCTGAGAGTGAAGTCAG TGCCTCAACTGCTTTGATTGGATTATTAGATGGTCTATTGCAATCTGGAGCTTCAACTGCACAAAGGAAAAAGATAG AAGTTGGTGAACAGAAAAAGAAGAGGATCAAGTCTGATACAGATACGGCACGATTTTCTGCTGCGTCTATGAGGAACCAACTTGACCAAGCTGCAAACCTGAAAGGAGAGCAG GTTGCAGCTAGGGTAAAGTCAGATGATGAAAAAGATGAGTGGTTTGTGGTGAAGGTCATACATTTTGATAAGGAAACAAAAGA GTATGAAGTGCTTGATGAGGAGCCAGGTGATGACGAAGAGAGCACCCAAAAGTACGAGAG AAAGTACAAGTTACCTATGTCTTGCATTATTCCATTTCCAAAGAAGGGGGATCCTTCCAGTGCTCCAGATTTTGGGCAGGGTCGACAAGTCTTAGCAGTTTATCCTGGCACAACAGCTTTATACAGAGCTACTGTAGCTTCTCATCGGAAG AGGAAGTCTGATGA TTATATTCTGGAGTTTGATGACGATGAAGAGGACGGGTCTCTACCGCAAAGAGCGGTGCCGTTCTATAGGGTGGTTGCCCTCCCAGAGGGCCACCGGCAGTGA
- the LOC112884823 gene encoding SAGA-associated factor 29 homolog A-like isoform X4 — MSSSAGGAGAGGGGADIASLLEKAKELDQLKKDQDEVVTEINKIHKKVLASPEMVDKSVDAILLKLRGLYARAKELSESEVSASTALIGLLDGLLQSGASTAQRKKIVGEQKKKRIKSDTDTARFSAASMRNQLDQAANLKGEQVAARVKSDDEKDEWFVVKVIHFDKETKEYEVLDEEPGDDEESTQKKYKLPMSCIIPFPKKGDPSSAPDFGQGRQVLAVYPGTTALYRATVASHRKRKSDDYILEFDDDEEDGSLPQRAVPFYRVVALPEGHRQ, encoded by the exons ATGTCGTCGTCGGCCgggggcgccggcgcgggcggcggcggggcggacaTCGCCAGCCTGctcgagaaggccaaggagCTGGACCAGCTGAAGAAGGACCAGGACGAAGTGGTGACCGAGATCAACAAGATTCACAAGAAGGTCCTCGCAT CTCCAGAGATGGTTGATAAATCAGTTGATGCCATTTTGCTTAAGCTCCGTGGTTTATATGCACGTGCAAAGGAGCTGTCTGAGAGTGAAGTCAG TGCCTCAACTGCTTTGATTGGATTATTAGATGGTCTATTGCAATCTGGAGCTTCAACTGCACAAAGGAAAAAGATAG TTGGTGAACAGAAAAAGAAGAGGATCAAGTCTGATACAGATACGGCACGATTTTCTGCTGCGTCTATGAGGAACCAACTTGACCAAGCTGCAAACCTGAAAGGAGAGCAG GTTGCAGCTAGGGTAAAGTCAGATGATGAAAAAGATGAGTGGTTTGTGGTGAAGGTCATACATTTTGATAAGGAAACAAAAGA GTATGAAGTGCTTGATGAGGAGCCAGGTGATGACGAAGAGAGCACCCAAAA AAAGTACAAGTTACCTATGTCTTGCATTATTCCATTTCCAAAGAAGGGGGATCCTTCCAGTGCTCCAGATTTTGGGCAGGGTCGACAAGTCTTAGCAGTTTATCCTGGCACAACAGCTTTATACAGAGCTACTGTAGCTTCTCATCGGAAG AGGAAGTCTGATGA TTATATTCTGGAGTTTGATGACGATGAAGAGGACGGGTCTCTACCGCAAAGAGCGGTGCCGTTCTATAGGGTGGTTGCCCTCCCAGAGGGCCACCGGCAGTGA
- the LOC112884823 gene encoding SAGA-associated factor 29 homolog A-like isoform X3: protein MSSSAGGAGAGGGGADIASLLEKAKELDQLKKDQDEVVTEINKIHKKVLASPEMVDKSVDAILLKLRGLYARAKELSESEVSASTALIGLLDGLLQSGASTAQRKKIEVGEQKKKRIKSDTDTARFSAASMRNQLDQAANLKGEQVAARVKSDDEKDEWFVVKVIHFDKETKEYEVLDEEPGDDEESTQKKYKLPMSCIIPFPKKGDPSSAPDFGQGRQVLAVYPGTTALYRATVASHRKRKSDDYILEFDDDEEDGSLPQRAVPFYRVVALPEGHRQ from the exons ATGTCGTCGTCGGCCgggggcgccggcgcgggcggcggcggggcggacaTCGCCAGCCTGctcgagaaggccaaggagCTGGACCAGCTGAAGAAGGACCAGGACGAAGTGGTGACCGAGATCAACAAGATTCACAAGAAGGTCCTCGCAT CTCCAGAGATGGTTGATAAATCAGTTGATGCCATTTTGCTTAAGCTCCGTGGTTTATATGCACGTGCAAAGGAGCTGTCTGAGAGTGAAGTCAG TGCCTCAACTGCTTTGATTGGATTATTAGATGGTCTATTGCAATCTGGAGCTTCAACTGCACAAAGGAAAAAGATAG AAGTTGGTGAACAGAAAAAGAAGAGGATCAAGTCTGATACAGATACGGCACGATTTTCTGCTGCGTCTATGAGGAACCAACTTGACCAAGCTGCAAACCTGAAAGGAGAGCAG GTTGCAGCTAGGGTAAAGTCAGATGATGAAAAAGATGAGTGGTTTGTGGTGAAGGTCATACATTTTGATAAGGAAACAAAAGA GTATGAAGTGCTTGATGAGGAGCCAGGTGATGACGAAGAGAGCACCCAAAA AAAGTACAAGTTACCTATGTCTTGCATTATTCCATTTCCAAAGAAGGGGGATCCTTCCAGTGCTCCAGATTTTGGGCAGGGTCGACAAGTCTTAGCAGTTTATCCTGGCACAACAGCTTTATACAGAGCTACTGTAGCTTCTCATCGGAAG AGGAAGTCTGATGA TTATATTCTGGAGTTTGATGACGATGAAGAGGACGGGTCTCTACCGCAAAGAGCGGTGCCGTTCTATAGGGTGGTTGCCCTCCCAGAGGGCCACCGGCAGTGA